The window TTACAAACACCAATATAATAATTGATTTGGGCAAGGAATGATGCCCAGCCCCCAAAGTAAAAGGATGATAGGGAACAGGAAAGTCATAGGACCTCAAAGTCTCGACCCAGAGAGCCCTTATGAATTACAGAAGGATCCATCCACTGGAGAAACATGGCAGATGCCACGTGTACCAAGTGATCAAGCATCACACTACCAAAAATGGAACTGACATCATGTGCCTCGTGCTATGATACAATGGCGAGTACACAtctgccaaaacaaacaaacaaacaaaaaacaatcttAACCTGAATCCAATCATGGTGTGGGGAAGTCAAGACAAATTAAGATTATGGGATAGTTTACAAGGCAACTGGCCTGGACTCTCCAAAATTATGAGTCATGAAAGACcaatttgggagaaaaaaaaatatatatataaaaaggagaGGAGGGCTCTTCTGGATTAAGAGTCATGAGACCAAAAGGCGACTGTATGATCCTCAAATGGCCCCAGGGTCACAGAGGACCTCTGGGACAACTGGGAAAATTGAAATATAAACTGTGTATCAGCTAATAATATGtgtcaacattaaatttcttggtTATGAAGATGGTACTTAGGTTACATAGGATAACGCCTTTGAGCCTAGCAGACACCTGTAGAAGTATTTACAATAAACGCCTGCCGCTCAGTATTACAGGGAACACAAAAAAAGCCCCGCCCTCTTGGCACAAGGTTCGCGCGTGCGCAGAGCTCTCTATTTTTGAGACTTACCTCGCGCGACTCGAGGGTCAGATTGGGCGCCACGGGGCGGAAATGCGCAACGGAGAGTTCCGGTGGCCGCGTCTGCGCCAAAGGTGGCGGGATGGAGGAGGTGCCTGAGGGTGAGTGTGCGGAAGGCGCATGGGTGGCGGGGCTGAAGGGACAAGAACTACTGTAACTGTGATTTTGTCTCCACGCAGACTGTCCCGGGACCGGCAGCGCCCAGGCGGGCCGAGGGGCATCATGTCAAGGGTGCCCGAACCAGCGGCTATGCGCTTCTGGAGCCGGCGCCGCTCGGGACCCGGGTGAGGACGGGGCGAGGCCTGCACGGGAAGTGGAAGGCGCGGACCCGGAACAGGCGGGGCTTGTAGGAAACTGGGCGGTGATGGTGGAGTGGGACTTGAAGGATGAGTggcaggcaggggctgggaggCCTATTGGGAGGGGCGGGGCTCAGAGAAGGCGGGGCGTGGGAAAAAACAGGTGGTGTAAGGGCGGTTTCTGAGGGCTGAGTGACCAGGAGGACCCAGTGGGGACAAGGAGGGGAGAGGCCTTTAAAGGCGGTGAAAGTGGCGCCGCTGGAAGGGCGGGGCCTGAAGGTTCAGTGACCGCGGTGGAGTCGCAAGGGGTATCCAGAGGGGCGGGGCCCGGAGGCGGAGAAGCGTGGAAGAGTCGTCAGGGAGGGGCGGGGCCACAGGTTTGAGCGACAGGGCCGGAGGGGAAGTCCCTGATGATGGTCCAGAAGGGCCGGACCCTGGCGGGAACCCGGGCATACACTTTGAAGTTAGGGAGCCCTAAGGCTAAAATCCGACTCCTCCAGCTGCtttctagctatgtgacctttggacaaaatttccttccttttgagCAGTGATTCTCCCTTTTAGGCAACAGAAATTTGTATTAATCACCTACGAAGCACGGTGCTATTTTCTCGGGATACGGCTGGGAGATTGACACAGTCTCCATCCCTGCCCTGATGGAGCTTAGTTTAAGAGGGGAGAGCGACAGCAAGCAAAGTAAACACGCGTGTAAATCATTACAGTATTGTGAGGGACAGATTCTCCAGTGGGGTGGACTCTAGGAACTTTCAGAAGGGTCTTAAAAAGCAGGAGGCGGCTGGAGAAGAATTTTGAAGGAGTTGAAAGTGAGTCTTGGGTTTGATTCTTGTCTCCACTGCAGGCACTGTGGCATTGAGCAAGGGACTTCACTTCTCTAAGCCCCTGTTTCATCATTTAAAGTGGGGAGAAAAGTACTCACAGGGTCATTTTCAGTATTGGgaaaaagatgaaatatttaaagcacagtaaatatataataaatggtGACAGTACTTATTAAATATCTACTGTCAGGGTTTCTCCAGCTcagcattattgacattttggaggactGTCCTGGGCATCataggatgttcagcagcatccctggcctctgtccAATAGATGTCAACCAAACATATCTCCAtgcattgccaaatgtctcctgaaGGGTTATGCCCCAGGTTGAGAACCATTACTATATGTGCAGCTCTGTTCTGAAGCAGAGGATAACAGTGGTGAACAGGTCAGAATCCCCTCCCATCTGGAGCTGATGGTCCATCTAGTAGAGGGAGACACAATAAGTACATAAACAGTAAGGAAATTTCAGGTGGTGAGAATAGCCGTATTTTCTTCTTAGTTCTTAGTGTTACCAGTGACTAAGCAGTATTTCATACACTATCCCTTGAAACCACCTCAAGGACTTAGCTCCTTCTAGCCCACTGGAAGAGGGGCAGTTGAGATGTAATCAGGGACTTTATCACCTGAACTGCTTTCTTGGCAGCCATAGaggaaatcaaagagaaaatgaaaaccgTGAAACACAAAATCTTGGTGTTGTCTGGGAAAGGCGGCGTTGGGAAAAGCACATTCAGTGCCCACCTCGCCCACGGCCTGGCAGAGGACGAAAACACACAGGTGGGACTGGGGAAACCGGGGgatgctctttctgtctgagggTTCACGGTGGCTTTTGATAACCGATTGCTTAGACGACGCTGAATTGACCTCTTTGGACTCTATAGATACCTTCCGAGAGAGCGGGGACTTGTCCAGCGGTAAGAGGAAGTCTTTTATTGGGTTCTCTAGCTGTGAAAAAGGATAGCAGGGAACATTTCTCTTTGCACATGGATGATTTATTGTGTCACATtcagatttctttctctttattaacCCCTTTCTGCCTTTCTCTAGGCCAGGGGTCTGTAAATTATAGCCCGCCTCCTATCTTTATGGCCTGTaagataagaatgttttttagATTGTTGTGTAAGTACCTACATATTATCTTGATTTTGCCTTTTGGCCCACAGAGCCTAAGATGCTTTCTGTTTGGCCTTCCAAGGACAAGTTTGTCAACCCTTGCACTAGGCCATTGCTTCTACGCAGGTAGGGAGATGAGCATGAAAATTCAGACTATCTGGTGCTACTCTCTGGATTTCAGCTTTAATAAAAGATGTGGtaggatgaggaaaaaaaaattctttttatcaGAAAGGTGAAATGGAAATTTATGATACCTTTGATTTTAAAGACCCATGTTATCATTTGGGACTCATAATTTTGCATTAACTGTAGAGAATGGATCTAAAGATTTACTTTGATTACAATTTTATACCTAATAGGGTCTGTAATTTTCAGATACGGTTTTTTAACAAACACGCTCTGCccttttttatcaaaatgaaattttgctcaaaactctaattaaaaaaaatcaaaacagctgGGGGCAGTGGGGACAATAAACCCCACCACTCTGACATGCCTTCAGTACGTACATGCTCAGATATACCCACAATGGCCCCTGGGACACCTAACCAACACCCAAGGTCCAagagtgcatttttaaaatcattgcaTTAATAAATTAGAATTTGCTTCAGGGGTCAGCAGACTCTTTATGTAAAGAGCCAAATGGTAAATGTTTTAAGCTTTGCAGGTCAGATAGTCTCTGTAGCAACaattgaactctgctgttgtaatGTGCAGGCAGCTTCAGGGAATGCATAAATGACTGAGTGTGGCCGTGTTCTAATAAAACATTATCATTGCTGATATTTGAATTTCATGTCATTTTCATGTCatgaaatgaaattattattttgattttttttagacCATTTAATATGTAAAAAGTATTCTTAGCTTTCAAACCATGCAGAAACAGGCAACCTACCGATTTGGCCCATGGACTGTAGTTTGCCAGTCCCGGTTTGACTCATAGTGACAGCAGCAGTAGTGCCAGGAAGAGCATTCTGGAGGAGAACTGAGATTCTTGGTCAGGTCACTTGTCTTTGTGGGGCAATGAAGAGGTGTGCCAGTGATCTCTAAAGCCCTGAAATTGTCTCACTCCCAGGGGCTCTGAATTTCACTTTTATAGCTCATTTCTCTTCTGATCATTTTATTAAAGCATTGAGCCACTGTCTTGGATCTACCAGGGGACAGAAGGGCCTCTCTGTGGAATGTGGTGTATGCTGTCCAAGATGTCCTCTAGGAATTTGGAGACGGGAAAGAAGACTGATGGAGGATACCTGGGGCTGATGGactgtggtggggggtgggaaggagtgGAGGCAAAGGCACAGAGGGTAGGACTGTCAGGGCACACTGCGGGGAGAAGTCCGTCTGCTGTGGTTGCTTAAACTAGGAGAGCTGAGGATGGGGCCGGGCCAGACCGTGGAGGCTTTGAGTGCCCTGGTCAGGCGTGTGGATGGGGAAGAGGGATGATTTGAGCATTGCTTTAAGAGTATGGCTTTGAGAGCTGAGCATGTGATTGAGTAGCAGAGGGTGAAGGCACACTATCCAGGGGGCGTCACTCTTATTCCCATCAGAACTAGGGCAGCGGGTGGAACAACGGGGCAAAGCCCTGGCAGTAGAAGAAACAGGGATACCCAgcttggtgggggtgggtgggtcacAAATCCGATTGAGCATGTGGGGCAGAGGTGTGGTGGCTAAGAACACAGGCTCGGGGCTGCCTGTGTTCACATCCCAGCTCCACCCGCACTAGAGCTGtcaccttgggcaggtcactggTCTCTcactgcctcagttttctcatctgtcggTGGGATCAGAGGACCGAGTGAGATAATGCGTGAAAAGCaattagcacaatgcctggcacaaagcaagTGCCCAAAAAACATCCATGACAACAATAATTATTAGTACTTTCTTCCATCAACTGGAATATGAAGGGGATGATGATTCTTTCTGTTAGAGATAATGAGTTTGTAGCCTGTCCAAAGAATAGGGTGAACAGGTTCAAAATAGATTTGTCAACTCATTGTTCTGTTATTCAACAGTCTTGCCATCTGAGGCTCTAGTGTGTATCAGCTAGGTGGCTGGCAAGGAAACCTATTTCCCCACATGATCCATATTAGCCAGAATCATCTTTGCTTTTAGAAAACTGTTGGGAATATTCTTAAAAGCTCTCTGGAGACAGGCTTTAACCAGACCGGGTGCAAATAACCACCTATGAGTAGATGGCTGTTTATATCACTTACTTTGAATAATTTTGCTCTGAAGTCCTTGCTGTATACATGACTAGACTTTGCAGTAGACTGAAGGAAAGCCCACCATTCAGAGTGGAAATAGAGCTAGATACACTGTATTCCCTTTTGCaatagtggttaaaaaaaaaaaaaaacaaaaataaaacaaaaacttcccACTCAAGAAAGTGGATTTTCCCCCAGCAGACCTACTCATGACAGTAAAAACATCCCCGCCTTCAGAGTGCACCGTGTCAGCACATGATAAGCACCAAGTGGGTCTTGCTGATTTAAGGCAGGTAGCACGTATTTCTCGCTGCCCTCAATTCAGCAGGACGCTGGGGAAGCTCACTGTCCGTTTTTTGCCTACTCTCTGGTGGACGCTCAGCACTAACTCTGAGCAAGGCCTGCCCTGTCAGTGTTCAGGGCAGGCAGGAATCTTAATTCATTTGGAAAAGGCCTTGAATCAAGAGAGAGCAGAAGTGGAAAACCCCTGACTAATCACCAGCAGGCTACGGAATGTGTAACTTGCAGTGAAGGTCAGAGGAGGAGCCTTTATCGTGTAAGCCTGAGTTAGGGAGCATAAGACGATCACGTGGCATCTTTCCACTCCAGAAGTCACCGACTCCCGTAAATGACAAATTTATGAGCTTGTTTTGTGATATCTGTTACAGATTGAATGATGTCCCCACAAAAGagatgttcaagtcttaacccctGGTCCCAGGAACGTGACTTTAGTTGGTATAGGGTGGTTGGTTATGATGAGTCCAAGCTgcattagggtgggccctgatccagcgtgactggggtccttataagaagggagaATTGGACGCAGGCACGGGGGAGAagaccatgtgaagacagaggcaggcgcctctacaagccaaggaacgccagaagctaggaagaagcaaggaaggattctcccctacagatttcaggctcctggcctccagaacctcaaaaaataaattcctattgttttgAGCCACCTACCTTGTGGTACTGTTGTGGtagccccagcaaactaagacactatcTGAAAGGTCAACTGTATCATTAAAAGGTCCAAGTTTGGGGACTGTTTGAGGCCCTTTTCTGGGGCTTATAGACTAGAGCTGGAAGGGGCCCTAACAAACATCCGAAACATCATTTCACAGATCAGAAGCTCAGCCAGACAGGGTGTGGAGGGGTTCGGCAACTCGTGCAAGGCGGCGCAGCCTTGGAGTACTGAGTTAGGGCTGGAACCCACTTCTCCTGCCCTGTTCCCCAGGGCAGCTTGGGTAATGGGGACAGGAGAGCTCTGGGTCCCCACAGCCCTGTAGcatcctggctctgtcatttcCTGGCCAGAAGAGGTCCAACGAGTGCCTCCTCTCCCACCAGGCTCCTAACCCCAACCTCAGAGGTCCTGGTGAGGAGCAGTGCGTTCACACGCCCATCAGGGAGGGCGAAGAGATTAACTGGACAGACGTCAGGGCTGTTACCAAACCAGTGGGGAGGCCAAGGAACCAGGCTCATAAGCAGACAGGACACAGGCCATTCCTGCAGTCTGGAGAGCAGGGACTTCTCAGCAGTCTTTCCGGGTGCCACCACGGGACAGAGGGACTGCATCTCTTCTTTGCATCTGCGTATCGTTTCACTCAAGATCCGCTCCCTCGGTTGTGGGGAATGAATTCTCCAAAAGGAAGAGGATTAAACTGTTCCCTAAAGACAGTCGCTGTTAGGAGTGTGGTGATGGGTAGAATTTCCCAAATCGCGAGGCTCTGATACAAGACGTTGGTGGACTGTTGGCGCCCATCCTTCAGGAAGGCAAGGGATCTTCTGGATTGTTGGACTGGATCGTTCTGTTTAGCTCTTTGGTTCATCCAGCAGGGGGCGCCCAGGAGGCAGGTGGTTGGGTTTCTTGAGGACTGAGGAAGGATGCAAGAAACGAATTTGGGGCAAGTTAAAAAGTTGCCCAGAGGTGCTGCACTTTGGATCCAAGACATTACAGCTTTCAAGATGAACATTAACCCTGTGCTTCCGAGGGAGCCTGCGGGCTGTCTCAGACCTCTCATTTATCAGTCAGATGGGGAGAGTAGGGTATTTGGGGTGGAAGGGAGCATGTGGGACTGCACTTAAAGAGCTTTGGTAGAAGGTTTCCTtcatattttaagtttcttttctgAAAGTTTGGCCCGAGTTGTTATTAGCCTTCAAGATGACAGGAAAACAGGGCTTGGTCAGAGCTTAGCTGATGGTTCCCATGGGGCAGTGGAAAGAGCCCTGGCCTTGGAATCGGGAGACCTCGATTTACATCCCAGCTCTGCTCCTTGCCTATTGAACCAGCCACTgaccctctctgaacctcagtttcttcttctacaAAGCAGAGACAATGCTTCCTATCCCCCAGGCAGCAGTTGAGAGCAAATGTTAAAAGGCCACCTGGTGCCTGTGCTGTGGTGACGGCTGAGTGACCGTGGCTACACCTGAGTCTCGAGGGGCCTGCTGCCCAGGCCCAGGAGGTCATGCTTGTGCTGGGCTGGCTCTGTGGAGTCAGCATTGATGATCTCTGTGGAGTTCTTATTAGGGCTTCTGGACTGGTGTCTCAAGGGACCAGAAGATATGTGTTATCACTCTGCCTTGTGAGATTGAGCTTGCTGTAAGTTTGGCCCAggttctttctgtctctcccctccctcctcctctaaCCCTGTTCCCTCCCAGCCGTGCTTATTGGGAATATTGTACATCCAGTTATATAGCAACTCTGATCTCTTCTTGTTTCCCCAGATTGCTCTTCTAGACATTGATATATGTGGGCCATCAATCCCCAAGATAATGGGACTGGAAGGAGAACAGGTAATAGCTCTATTACAGAGCTCAGAAAAGTATTCTCTTAAGGCAGACTTTATGGAGCTGAACTATTAAACCAAAACAGAGGGGTAAGCTGAGTCCATATGGTTTTATGTGGCCACGATGAAGTCAGTTAAACGTCGAAGAGTCCATTCAGTCGTCCATCTGTGTATTTTAACAGCAGCTGTGAATTTGGACCGTGGGGATTATATATCAAGTTCATCAACACCATTTGAGAAGTGTTAGTTTCAGAGGCCTCCTAGAGGGGAAGGGAAACAACCAGCAAAATGCAGAAGTGACACAAGGAAATTCAGCCCTGACTGGGAAAGCTCGACCAGGGTTTGCAAGGGGTCTGTACCCTGGAAGCAAAGGAATGTTTCTGCCCTGTGGTCTCCCTGGGGAACTGAGACTAAGGCCAGCGAGTGACGTGGGCTGGGGGTAGGGTGGCCCCAGGTTGTGGAGTCACTGCTGCTTCCTTTCTGGTTAGCAAGAAGCAGTCCAAGGACAGATCCCCCAACCCCCCAAGGGCAGTGGGTGCATTCAACCTAGAACTGGAgggttagggttctccaggggtCTTGTGATTGGCCCATTCTTAAATTAAGTGCCAGACACCATTTTGGGGAGACAGCAATGAACCATGAACCGGGCAGATAGacccctgccctcatggggtTTACCTTCCAGGAGGTGGAGGAGGGCAGGTGACAGGTAATATGAAAACAAAGCAGGGTAAAGGATAGATGGGGCGGGGCAGGGTGGGTGGGCTGGTCAAGGGCACCCTCGCTAAGCAGATGGTTAGGAGGGAGCTGGGAGAAGAGCATTGTGGGCTGAGGGGCAGTGAGGGCAGGAGCCCCAGAGCAGGAGTGTCCTTGTGTCCTCAGCGGAGAGGCTGGTGGGGCTGGAGTGGCGTGGAGTGATGGGAGGTGCTGGAGAGTAGCCAGAGGTGTCGGGCCGGTCCTCATGGGCTCTGCTAAGGACTGAGGACTCACTTCTGCAGGTGGTGGGAAGGGGAGTGACGCCATCCCTGGTCGAGGTGGAGCAGCAGGAGCCAAACTCTGATCACATACCCTAGTCGGTGACAAATTTTGTAGTCCATGCCCAGTGGAGTTACGGGTTTTATTTGTAACTTATTTGTGTACATTGTTTACTGTACTACTACagacatattttataaaatttttaaatgataagataaaaataaaacaatttctactatttttttctcctaagcTCTTAGGTCTTCATGTTGACCCTTTCTTTTAAGGCCAGTGATTTCGAAAACAAGTACAAATaggcataaggaagaattcaaagcCAGATACAAGAGCGTATATTTTATGTTTCCCTTTATTTGAAATGTCTGGAATAGGCAAGTCCATAGAGCCAGAAAATGGATCAGTGCTTGCTTAGGGCTGGCGGGTGTAGGGGAGACAGGGAGTGACAGCTGAGGGAGCAGGGTCTCTCGGGGCAATGAAAACATGACGGTCGCAAGTAAGACTTCACGAAGTAAATTAGATTTTCTATTTTGGCTCCTATAAGTGGCTCTAAAGAAGCAATTGTGATTGATGTGTAATTGGAAATTGCTTAAGTTCTAGTTTCATAATAAAGATTGTGCAGAGCTGAACCTTGGGTAGCGATGAAGAGCTGCTGGAGGGTGGGGTCCTGAATCTCGAAGCGGCACCAGTGAGCTTCCTGTCGGCCCAGTGATCTCGGTCCGCCCCAGGCAGCTGGTCAGAGCAGACACCCTGGCCACTGATGGGGCAGCTGGTGAAGCAACTATTTCCCTTCATCCCCTCTATTCCTGGACTGGCACAAAAGCAACTGCATGGCTCCACAGTCCCTAGCACTTTCTCAATAACCCCTGCTGATCTCTGCTGCACTTTTATAGTACCTCAAACCCAAAATTATATTTCAACTCAGGTAACATTGGTTCCCTGCCCAGGTACCtaggaaaagtttcaaaagagTCCACACATAAGACTTTGGTGGTAGTGTTTGAAACGCTGAATTGCATTTTATACAGCTATCATCTTTGTAAAATTTGTCTTGTGCAGGAAGTGTTGCCAGGGTGCATAACTTCTTACAGTGAATCTTGTCCTGTTCACGCAGGTTCACCAGAGTGGCTCGGGCTGGTCTCCAGTGGTAAGTCCCCATCCCTTTGCCTTAATGTATTTGTGACAGCATGCAGCATCTTTCTCAgcccttctgtttgtcagcagATATTTGTTGGGGCACTTTTCTAGGCACCAGGAGATACAATTAAAACCAGGGTCAGTagacttttctttcaaaatggtaaatattttcagctctgGGCCACACAGTCTCTGCCATTGTAGCTCGAAAGCAGCCATTGCCAATATGCAAGTGAACAaccatggctgtgttccagtaaaactttatttaaaaaaataccatgggccagatttggcctgggGGCTATAATTTGCCAGCCCCTGGTTAAGACAGTTAAGGAGATGACACTCATTTCTTTCAGCCAAGTTTACTGTGGTACTCCCTCCAAATCGCTCTTCCCCCAAAGTAACTTTTTTGGAGGACAGGGGGCAAAAATGATTTGAGGATGTGAAGAGTGAATATTCTCATAGATCAGATGATAATATTGccctgaaaaatgttttttttttttttttcagcctgagCTCAGACAGAATGCATAAGGAAGTGCCTTACTTGTGGTTTGaaagtaaaatgttttcttttggagTGATAGTTTTGTgcctctctctgtcctctctgcAGTATGTGGAAGACAACCTCGGAGTGATGTCAGTGGGTTTCTTGCTTGGCAGCCCCGATGATGCTGTGATCTGGAGGGGACCAAAGAAAAATGGTTTGCAACTTTGCTTTTATAACCTTATCATGTTCTTCCATGGGCAAAATTGttcttggttttctttgcatCCTGTTCTAGCAAGACAGCCACAGCTCATCCTGAAGAACTTCATGGTATAATTTTTCTAGCCTCTGGTTGCGCCTTTCTTCACTGGTTAAAGAGAGCTAATATAATTGCCAGTTTCGGTTTAATAGTTGGGAAGGGGGGCAATTATAAATTATAAGTGATTGATATGAATTTTTTCTCCTTAAGACCTGTGTAACCCTGACAATTTTTGAATAGTGGTTTTACAGTAGCTTATTTGTGCCAGAGAGAAAAAAGTGAGTTGAAATTAGTACCAGGTTGATTTGTACTGAGACTTCGGGCGATGTCAGAGTGTTATTAGGGCAAGGATCTTCACCCGCAGCATGTTGACCTTTGGGGCTGGATCCTTCTCTGCTGTGGGGCTGAGCTGGGTgctgcaggatgtttagcagccccggcctctgcccactagatgccagcagcacccaccaccacccctgtcATGACAATCAGAACTGTCTCCAGGCATTACCAAGTGTTTCCTAGAGGCCAAATCGCCCCCAGTGAAGAACCACTGATTTAGAGCCTAAAACTGAATGTGTGTAAAGCTCATCAGCTGCTTCTGTAAAGAGGGTCGTAAGTTCAGAAAAGGAGAAGACGAGCCATTCCCTCCGGACTTCCCTTTCCAGGCCTGATCAAGCAGTTCCTGCGCGATGTGGACTGGGGTGAGGTGGAGTACCTCATCGTGGACACCCCTCCTGGGACATCCGACGAGCACCTCTCTGTGGTCCAGTACCTGTCGGCCGCACGCATAGATGGGGCGGTGATTGTCACTACTCCTCAGGTGAGCGCACCCCGGCTGGTCCCCGCTGGTGGCTGGGTTCTGGCTGTCAGCAGCCTCCAAGCGGATCTTTATGGTGGGGGTAGAGACCCCGACCTCACGGAGGCCCTTCTGGAAACATCTTCTCCTGCAACACTGGACCTGGGGTTGTACCAGCCTTTGGTGAAAAATCTTTATCTTTGATCCAGGCATTGGCAGTTGACAAGTTAGCATTGCACAGTATTTTTTTGTCATCCACAAATTAATCAATAATGGTTTGAAATGGTCTTCTTTTTGCTTTCCCTTCATAAAACCAGGGAACCCGTTAGTGCTGTTGCACGATCATGCCGCCCCTGTGGTACTCGCACAACAAGGCCCCCCAGTCTTCAGAACAGTTAAAGAAATCTCCCCATTTCCAACAAAACCAGCCTGGAGCATTGTCTAAGTTTCACAGCTGCTAAagtacacaatgggttggcttaaagaacagaaatttattggctcatggttttgaagccaggaggagtccaaaatcaaggcgtcagcaaggcagtgctttctccccgaagaccgtggtgttctggggctggctgccggccatccttggtccttgacttttccatcccATGCAGTGCACACGGcggcgtcttctcctttctcttcctggatcTGTTGACTTCTGGGGCTCCTGCTCCTCCACATGACTttgtcttcataaagcctccagtgataggattaaacCCAACTTCATTTatctggaccacaccttaactacaaATAATGTTttcgaaaggtcctatttacaatggggtgACCctcacaggagtggattaagattaaggacgtgtctttttttggggggggtggcggTGCGTAACTCATCCTACCCTAAATGTGAACAGGGGTTTCGGGCTTAGCCGGCCCTGGGTCCTTGCCCCTTCTTTACAGATACCCAGCTCTCTTCTCTGCCAGTCACATGGGGGCTGTGCCCCAAGGCCTGTGTTGACTGGCTGGGGAGGAGAGTAAGTCCCAGCTCGAGAGACCCTGCAGTGAATCAGTGCAGCTGGGGCTG of the Choloepus didactylus isolate mChoDid1 chromosome 21, mChoDid1.pri, whole genome shotgun sequence genome contains:
- the NUBP1 gene encoding cytosolic Fe-S cluster assembly factor NUBP1 isoform X1, with protein sequence MEEVPEDCPGTGSAQAGRGASCQGCPNQRLCASGAGAARDPAIEEIKEKMKTVKHKILVLSGKGGVGKSTFSAHLAHGLAEDENTQIALLDIDICGPSIPKIMGLEGEQVHQSGSGWSPVYVEDNLGVMSVGFLLGSPDDAVIWRGPKKNGLIKQFLRDVDWGEVEYLIVDTPPGTSDEHLSVVQYLSAARIDGAVIVTTPQEVSLQDVRKEINFCHKVKLPVIGVVENMSGFVCPKCKKESQIFPPTTGGAEAMCQDLKIPLLGKVPLDPQIGKNCDKGQSFFIEAPDSPATLAYRSIIQRIQEFCNLHHSKEESLIGS
- the NUBP1 gene encoding cytosolic Fe-S cluster assembly factor NUBP1 isoform X2 — encoded protein: MEEVPEDCPGTGSAQAGRGASCQGCPNQRLCASGAGAARDPAIEEIKEKMKTVKHKILVLSGKGGVGKSTFSAHLAHGLAEDENTQVHQSGSGWSPVYVEDNLGVMSVGFLLGSPDDAVIWRGPKKNGLIKQFLRDVDWGEVEYLIVDTPPGTSDEHLSVVQYLSAARIDGAVIVTTPQEVSLQDVRKEINFCHKVKLPVIGVVENMSGFVCPKCKKESQIFPPTTGGAEAMCQDLKIPLLGKVPLDPQIGKNCDKGQSFFIEAPDSPATLAYRSIIQRIQEFCNLHHSKEESLIGS